A stretch of Drosophila gunungcola strain Sukarami chromosome 3L unlocalized genomic scaffold, Dgunungcola_SK_2 000002F, whole genome shotgun sequence DNA encodes these proteins:
- the LOC128257798 gene encoding LOW QUALITY PROTEIN: accessory gland protein Acp76A (The sequence of the model RefSeq protein was modified relative to this genomic sequence to represent the inferred CDS: inserted 1 base in 1 codon) gives MDKAILICIFLLLLARDFLASRFEMNLVKQLSNRNLPQNFVVSPFAVRQALVLLYLGKGTRKDYQLARALRMTGRQNGKIVSYFGKARFKAIKQEFTMANRIYLSPSYNDFEQMKKLSGNLGVDVENMKFSENTKSGDEIKKWVNKLIEKGGQNVFNKNDLTKNTNMVAVQKVSVSSLWKHRARSLAKMPFSIARPNKKAFVYKVQMMYTVAPLEYFNDDEIRGVMIPFSKTDIGMLVLLPRRNLSTQKVLQNLDKYLQXKLQKAEDTHLLLPIFSVQETLDLNVALQALGIKKIFTDDDEDSNATVASFKQFSALESKPNRVLMSADFGGDNDQRVVNVNKPFVFVIKDQSTVYMVGRIEAIR, from the exons ATGGAtaaagcaattttaatttgtattttcctgttgctgctggctaGAGATTTTTTAGCAAGTAGATTTGAAATGAATTTAGTAAAGCAACTGAGCAACAGGAACTTACCGCAGAACTTTGTGGTCTCTCCATTTGCCGTTCGCCAGGCTCTGGTCCTGCTGTATCTGGGAAAGGGTACTCGCAAAGATTACCAATTGGCCAGAGCTCTTCGAATGACTGGGCGTCAGAATGGCAAGATCGTATCCTATTTCGGCAAGGCCCGTTTCAAAGCCATCAAGCAAGAGTTTACAATGGCAAATCGAATTTATTTATCACCGAGCTACAATGACTTTGAGCAAATGAAGAAATTGAGTGGAAATCTCGGTGTAGATGTGGAAAACATGAAGTTCTCCGAGAACACCAAGTCTGGGGATGAGATCAAAAAGtgggtaaataaattaattgagaAAGGTggacaaaatgtttttaacaaGAATGATTTAacgaaaaacacaaatatgGTGGCAGTGCAAAAAGTTTCTGTATCATCTTTGTGGAAACATCGGGCCAGATCGCTGGCGAAAATGCCCTTTAGTATTGCAAGGCCGAACAAGAAAGCATTCGTCTATAAGGTCCAAATGATGTACACTGTGGCGCCACTTGAGTATTTCAACGACGACGAAATTCGAGGTGTTATGATCCCATTTTCAAAAACCGATATTGGCATGCTGGTGCTATTGCCCAGACGAAATCTAAGCACCCAGAAAGTCCTACAAAATCtagataaatatttgc ataaattgcaaaaagcCGAGGATACGCATCTGCTATTACCCATTTTCAGTGTTCAAGAAACCTTGGACCTAAACGTAGCCCTACAAGCTTTGGGCATCAAGAAAATATTCACTGACGATGATGAGGATTCGAATGCGACTGTGGCAAGTTTTAAGCAGTTTTCCGCACTGGAATCCAAGCCAAATCGGGTGTTGA TGAGCGCGGATTTCGGGGGCGATAATGACCAAAGAGTCGTCAATGTCAACAAGCCATTTGTATTCGTTATCAAGGATCAGAGCACCGTTTACATGGTCGGACGAATAGAGGCGATTCGATAG
- the LOC128257797 gene encoding uncharacterized protein LOC128257797 isoform X1 has product MQKQEKRRELRLKRFWRSPKTTSSEDSTGYESPTRTKASSAGGSSDAQRFNHLHYTSLSQGSGTSSSAGGATASGAGSMAIGPTGNNKPSCSLPLLQVWPSQPLLRQEGFVQLRRNSGPEGQRDSPRGEADGQSFVFPAIVETSVSSPVAIEVASGSGSIGSTNLSLNARRSTNHLSLSTDRRSSLYCDTLHAGDSGIDSVQASPSPNAFIAPPGVHNLPLGQTGGGSCHVSPTSTPTQGSPNLSLGRRGMRNSICVVPSGNGRRKSSALLHPDHARLFALRMKHAAALERAQTSPDQTSIEDANEFHDNGLATNLRLCSASSSTTSSLTSVAAVSLGGAGGLGSGHSGAGGATTTGGSSSGSAYAVGVAGVQQRVSDPWLQPQSDRERDRDRDRDRDRDRDRDSRHDGRRRSSTMTARYSLFDALDLEYVLLRAAARGSVGPYSLSESIHKLTFTQSLAFPALARGLATKRRRSATHTSSRPLNPHESGLNTCAKVVTAVVLVALSFMVFLIVYKFVRT; this is encoded by the exons atgcag aaacaagaaaaaaggCGCGAGCTGCGCCTGAAGCGATTCTGGCGCTCCCCCAAGACGACATCCTCGGAGGACTCCACCGGCTATGAGAGTCCAACAAGGACGAAGGCGTCCAGTGCCGGCGGCAGCAGCGATGCCCAGAGGTTTAACCACCTGCACTACACCAGCCTGTCGCAGGGATCGGGCACCTCGTCGTCGGCGGGCGGAGCCACTGCGTCCGGAGCGGGCTCAATGGCGATTGGGCCGACCGGCAACAACAAGCCCTCCTGCTCGCTGCCACTTTTGCAGGTGTGGCCCAGCCAG CCGCTCTTGCGCCAGGAGGGCTTCGTTCAGTTGCGTCGTAACAGCGGCCCCGAGGGTCAGCGG GATTCGCCGCGCGGGGAGGCGGATGGGCAGTCGTTCGTGTTCCCGGCCATTGTGGAGACGAGTGTCAGCAGTCCGGTGGCCATCGAGGTggccagtggcagtggcagcatCGGCAGCACCAACCTCAGTCTGAATGCCAGGCGGAGCACGAACCACCTCAGTTTGTCCACGGATCGGCGGAGTTCCCTGTACTGTGATACCCTGCACGCCGGCGACTCTGGCATCGACTCGGTGCAGGCCTCGCCCTCGCCGAACGCCTTCATTGCGCCGCCGGGGGTGCACAACTTGCCGCTGGGCCAGACGGGCGGCGGATCCTGCCACGTGTCGCCGACGAGCACGCCTACCCAGGGATCGCCGAATTTGTCGCTGGGCAGGAGGGGCATGCGGAACAGCATATGCGTGGTGCCCAGTGGCAATGGGCGGCGGAAGTCGAGTGCCCTGCTGCATCCGGATCATGCCCGACTCTTTGCCCTGCGTATGAAACATGCGGCTGCCCTGGAGCGGGCACAGACCTCGCCGGACCAGACCTCCATCGAGGATGCCAACGAGTTCCACGACAACGGACTGGCCACCAATCTGCGTCTGTGCTCGGCCTCCTCATCGACGACGTCGTCGCTGACATCCGTGGCCGCGGTCAGCCTGGGCGGTGCCGGTGGATTGGGTAGTGGCCACTCGGGGGCAGGTGGGGCCACCACCACCGGCGGCTCGTCCTCCGGCTCCGCCTACGCTGTGGGCGTGGCGGGCGTCCAGCAACGCGTCTCCGATCCCTGGCTGCAGCCGCAATCCGATCGGGAGCGGGATAGGGATAGGGATAGAGACCGGGATAGAGATAGGGATAGGGACTCCAGGCACGACGGACGGCGCAGGTCCTCCACCATGACGGCTCGCTACTCCCTGTTCGATGCCCTGGACCTGGAGTACGTGCTCTTGAGGGCCGCTGCCCGGGGTTCCGTGGGTCCGTACAGCCTCAGCGAGTCGATACACAAGCTCACCTTCACCCAGTCGTTGGCATTTCCGGCTCTGGCCAGGGGCCTGGCCACCAAGCGGAGGCGATCGGCGACGCACACGAGCTCCCGGCCACTGAATCCCCATGAGTCGGGGCTGAACACCTGCGCCAAGGTGGTCACCGCCGTCGTCCTGGTGGCCCTGTCCTTTATGGTGTTCCTCATCGTCTACAAGTTCGTGCGGACGTGA
- the LOC128257797 gene encoding protein lingerer isoform X2 translates to MQKQEKRRELRLKRFWRSPKTTSSEDSTGYESPTRTKASSAGGSSDAQRFNHLHYTSLSQGSGTSSSAGGATASGAGSMAIGPTGNNKPSCSLPLLQVWPSQDSPRGEADGQSFVFPAIVETSVSSPVAIEVASGSGSIGSTNLSLNARRSTNHLSLSTDRRSSLYCDTLHAGDSGIDSVQASPSPNAFIAPPGVHNLPLGQTGGGSCHVSPTSTPTQGSPNLSLGRRGMRNSICVVPSGNGRRKSSALLHPDHARLFALRMKHAAALERAQTSPDQTSIEDANEFHDNGLATNLRLCSASSSTTSSLTSVAAVSLGGAGGLGSGHSGAGGATTTGGSSSGSAYAVGVAGVQQRVSDPWLQPQSDRERDRDRDRDRDRDRDRDSRHDGRRRSSTMTARYSLFDALDLEYVLLRAAARGSVGPYSLSESIHKLTFTQSLAFPALARGLATKRRRSATHTSSRPLNPHESGLNTCAKVVTAVVLVALSFMVFLIVYKFVRT, encoded by the exons atgcag aaacaagaaaaaaggCGCGAGCTGCGCCTGAAGCGATTCTGGCGCTCCCCCAAGACGACATCCTCGGAGGACTCCACCGGCTATGAGAGTCCAACAAGGACGAAGGCGTCCAGTGCCGGCGGCAGCAGCGATGCCCAGAGGTTTAACCACCTGCACTACACCAGCCTGTCGCAGGGATCGGGCACCTCGTCGTCGGCGGGCGGAGCCACTGCGTCCGGAGCGGGCTCAATGGCGATTGGGCCGACCGGCAACAACAAGCCCTCCTGCTCGCTGCCACTTTTGCAGGTGTGGCCCAGCCAG GATTCGCCGCGCGGGGAGGCGGATGGGCAGTCGTTCGTGTTCCCGGCCATTGTGGAGACGAGTGTCAGCAGTCCGGTGGCCATCGAGGTggccagtggcagtggcagcatCGGCAGCACCAACCTCAGTCTGAATGCCAGGCGGAGCACGAACCACCTCAGTTTGTCCACGGATCGGCGGAGTTCCCTGTACTGTGATACCCTGCACGCCGGCGACTCTGGCATCGACTCGGTGCAGGCCTCGCCCTCGCCGAACGCCTTCATTGCGCCGCCGGGGGTGCACAACTTGCCGCTGGGCCAGACGGGCGGCGGATCCTGCCACGTGTCGCCGACGAGCACGCCTACCCAGGGATCGCCGAATTTGTCGCTGGGCAGGAGGGGCATGCGGAACAGCATATGCGTGGTGCCCAGTGGCAATGGGCGGCGGAAGTCGAGTGCCCTGCTGCATCCGGATCATGCCCGACTCTTTGCCCTGCGTATGAAACATGCGGCTGCCCTGGAGCGGGCACAGACCTCGCCGGACCAGACCTCCATCGAGGATGCCAACGAGTTCCACGACAACGGACTGGCCACCAATCTGCGTCTGTGCTCGGCCTCCTCATCGACGACGTCGTCGCTGACATCCGTGGCCGCGGTCAGCCTGGGCGGTGCCGGTGGATTGGGTAGTGGCCACTCGGGGGCAGGTGGGGCCACCACCACCGGCGGCTCGTCCTCCGGCTCCGCCTACGCTGTGGGCGTGGCGGGCGTCCAGCAACGCGTCTCCGATCCCTGGCTGCAGCCGCAATCCGATCGGGAGCGGGATAGGGATAGGGATAGAGACCGGGATAGAGATAGGGATAGGGACTCCAGGCACGACGGACGGCGCAGGTCCTCCACCATGACGGCTCGCTACTCCCTGTTCGATGCCCTGGACCTGGAGTACGTGCTCTTGAGGGCCGCTGCCCGGGGTTCCGTGGGTCCGTACAGCCTCAGCGAGTCGATACACAAGCTCACCTTCACCCAGTCGTTGGCATTTCCGGCTCTGGCCAGGGGCCTGGCCACCAAGCGGAGGCGATCGGCGACGCACACGAGCTCCCGGCCACTGAATCCCCATGAGTCGGGGCTGAACACCTGCGCCAAGGTGGTCACCGCCGTCGTCCTGGTGGCCCTGTCCTTTATGGTGTTCCTCATCGTCTACAAGTTCGTGCGGACGTGA